The window CATTGCAAAGACTAAAGGCTTAGAGGCGGCTGAAAACTACTTTAACAGTTTAGACGATTCTTCCAAGAATCAGTCGACTTACGGATCCTTATTGAACTGCTACTGTGTGGAAAGggaggaagagaaagcaaaGGCTCATTTTGAGAATATGGTTGATCTCAATCATGTGAGTAATTCTTTGCCGTTTAATAACTTGATGGCCATGTATTTGCGGCTAGATCAACCCGAGAAGGTACCTGAAGTGGTTGTTGCgatgaaacagaggaacatCACACCTTGTGACATCACTTACTCCATGTGGATACAGAGCTGTGGAAGTTTAAAGGATTTGGATGGAGTAGAGAAGGTTCTTGAAGAAATGAAAGCAGAAGGTGAAGAGACTTCTTCCTCGTGGGATACGTTTGCTAATCTTGCAGCAATCTACGTTAAAGTTGGTCTCTATGATAAAGCTGAAGAGGCCCTGAAATCTCTGGAGAGCAAGATGAATCCTCACTTGCGTGATTCATTTCATTTCCTCATTAGCTTGTATGCTGGAGTTTCAAATGCGAAAGAGGTTTATCGTGTCTGGGATTTGTTAAAGAAAAGACACCCTAATGTCAACAATACAAGCTATCTTATAATTCTCCAAGCACTGAGTAAACTCAATGACGTTGATGGAGTCAAGAGAATCTTTACTGAGTGGGAATCAACTTGCTGGACTTACGATATGCGGATGGCAAATGTTGCTATTAGCAGCTACTTAAAGCAGAACATGTACGAAGATGCTGAGGCTGTGTTCAATGGCGCCATGAAAAAATGTAAAGGTCAATTCTCAAAGGCTAGGCAGCTTTTGATGATGCACCTGTTGAAGAACGATCAGGCAGATTTGGCTCTGAAGCATTTTGAAGCGGCGGTTTTGGATCAAGACAAGAACTGGATTTGGAGCTCAGAGCTGATCCGTTTGTTCTTTCTTCACTTTGAGGAAGCCAAAGATGTTGATGGAGCAGAAGAATTCTGCAAAACCTTGACGAAATGGAGTCCCCTCGATTCTGAAACTTACACTCTTCTTATGAAGACGTATTTATCTGCAGGGGAAGCTTGTCCGGATATGAGAAAGAGGTTGGAGGAACAAGGGATTCAAGTAGACGAAGAGCAAGAATGTTTGCTTAGCAAGATTTGCACTTGATTCATCCTACAGCTTGACTCTGTCTAGACTCTAGTGATAAGTTAATGTTCTGTAAAACTACGCATTTGAAGCATTTTGTTCAGACTCACTGTTCACGTTATAATTTGCCTTCTATATGCGTTTATAAAACATGTGCGTACATACAGatacattaaaagaaaaataaatagcaGATATCAAGGAGGATCTATGCGATGCTCGCTATCCTGATGACGGCAAATAAAGCAGCGATTGGTATACGATAATCTCTTCATTATGGGAGAAACAATGGTGATGACGATGTTAGTCTCCTCGACCTCATACACCACCAGTCGAGGTTAGTCTCTTCATTCCTTTTCCTGCTTCAGCCCTTGCCTCACTGAACCAGTGAATTTATCATTTCTGGCGTGGATTAAATGCGGAATCTTAATTCGATGGATGAAGGTTCATGTCAATTAGTCGTTTCTTCCAATTTGGTTTGTGGCTTTCTTAGAAGGAAATTGGTAATGGTTTGAGAGGACAACTACTATGTTGAACTCAAGGAAGAGAAGGCAAATGCCCTTTTTGTGGACATGTCTTATCTTAAGTATTAGGATCaaatgtgtttgtgttttttctttttagatataTGATGATTACATGAACATATATGAGAATAGAGTTTCAGGAGGACTTGTAATAGAATTTAGTAATGTTGTTGATTTACACTGCAAATGATTCTGACAAATATTACTGACCAAAGTAGGCAAATGCCCTTTTTGTGGACATGTCTTATCTTAAGTATTAGGATCaaatgtgtttgtgtttttttccttttaNNNNNNNNNNNNNNNNNNNNNNNNNNNNNNNNNNNNNNNNNNNNNNNNNNNNNNNNNNNNNNNNNNNNNNNNNNNNNNNNNNNNNNNNNNNNNNNNNNNNNNNNNNNNNNNNNNNNNNNNNNNNNNNNNNNNNNNNNNNNNNNNNNNNNNNNNNNNNNNNNNNNNNNNNNNNNNNNNNNNNNNNNNNNNNNNNNNNNNNNNNNNNNNNNNNNNNNNNNNNNNNNNNNNNNNNNNNNNNNNNNNNNNNNNNNNNNNNNNNNNNNNNNNNNNNNNNNNNNNNNNNNNNNNNNNNNNNNNNNNNNNNNNNNNNNNNNNNNNNNNNNNNNNNNNNNNNNNNNNNNNNNNNNNNNNNNNNNNNNNNNNNNNNNNNNNNNNNNNNNNNNNNNNNNNNNNNNNNNNNNNNNNNNNNNNNNNNNNNNNNNNNNNNNNNNNNNNNNNNNNNNNNNNNNNNNNNNNNNNNNNNNNNNNNNNNNNNNNNNNNNNNNNNNNNNNNNNNNNNNNNNNNNNNNNNNNNNNNNNNNNNNNNNNNNNNNNNNNNNNNNNNNNNNNNNNNNNNNNNNNNNNNNNNNNNNNNNNNNNNNNNNNNNNNNNNNNNNNNNNNNNNNNNNNNNNNNNNNNNNNNNNNNNNNNNNNNNNNNNNNNNNNNNNNNNNNNNNNNNNNNNNNNNNNNNNNNNNNNNNNNNNNNNNNNNNNNNNNNNNNNNNNNNNNNNNNNNNNNNNNNNNNNNNNNNNNNNNNNNNNNNNNNNNNNNNNNNNNNNNNNNNNNNNNNNNNNNNNNNNNNNNNNNNNNNNNNNNNNNNNNNNNNNNNNNNNNNNNNNNNNNNNNNNNNNNNNNNNNNNNNNNNNNNNNNNNNNNNNNNNNNNNNNNNNNNNNNNNNNNNNNNNNNNNNNNNNNNNNNNNNNNNNNNNNNNNNNNNNNNNNNNNNNNNNNNNNNNNNNNNNNNNNNNNNNNNNNNNNNNNNNNNNNNNNNNNNNNNNNNNNNNNNNNNNNNNNNNNNNNNNNNNNNNNNNNNNNNNNNNNNNNNNNNNNNNNNNNNNNNNNNNNNNNNNNNNNNNNNNNNNNNNNNNNNNNNNNNNNNNNNNNNNNNNNNNNNNNNNNNNNNNNNNNNNNNNNNNNNNNNNNNNNNNNNNNNNNNNNNNNNNNNNNNNNNNNNNNNNNNNNNNNNNNNNNNNNNNNNNNNNNNNNNNNNNNNNNNNNNNNNNNNNNNNNNNNNNNNNNNNNNNNNNNNNNNNNNNNNNNNNNNNNNNNNNNNNNNNNNNNNNNNNNNNNNNNNNNNNNNNNNNNNNNNNNNNNNNNNNNNNNNNNNNNNNNNNNNNNNNNNNNNNNNNNNNNNNNNNNNNNNNNNNNNNNNNNNNNNNNNNNNNNNNNNNNNNNNNNNNNNNNNNNNNNNNNNNNNNNNNNNNNNNNNNNNNNNNNNNNNNNNNNNNNNNNNNNNNNNNNNNNNNNNNNNNNNNNNNNNNNNNNNNNNNNNNNNNNNNNNNNNNNNNNNNNNNNNNNNNNNNNNNNNNNNNNNNNNNNNNNNNNNNNNNNNNNNNNNNNNNNNNNNNNNNNNNNNNNNNNNNNNNNNNNNNNNNNNNNNNNNNNNNNNNNNNNNNNNNNNNNNNNNNNNNNNNNNNNNNNNNNNNNNNNNNNNNNNNNNNNNNNNNNNNNNNNNNNNNNNNNNNNNNNNNNNNNNNNNNNNNNNNNNNNNNNNNNNNNNNNNNNNNNNNNNNNNNNNNNNNNNNNNNNNNNNNNNNNNNNNNNNNNNNNNNNNNNNNNNNNNNNNNNNNNNNNNNNNNNNNNNNNNNNNNNNNNNNNNNNNNNNNNNNNNNNNNNNNNNNNNNNNNNNNNNNNNNNNNNNNNNNNNNNNNNNNNNNNNNNNNNNNNNNNNNNNNNNNNNNNNNNNNNNNNNNNNNNNNNNNNNNNNNNNNNNNNNNNNNNNNNNNNNNNNNNNNNNNNNNNNNNNNNNNNNNNNNNNNNNNNNNNNNNNNNNNNNNNNNNNNNNNNNNNNNNNNNNNNNNNNNNNNNNNNNNNNNNNNNNNNNNNNNNNNNNNNNNNNNNNNNNNNNNNNNNNNNNNNNNNNNNNNNNNNNNNNNNNNNNNNNNNNNNNNNNNNNNNNNNNNNNNNNNNNNNNNNNNNNNNNNNNNNNNNNNNNNNNNNN is drawn from Camelina sativa cultivar DH55 chromosome 8, Cs, whole genome shotgun sequence and contains these coding sequences:
- the LOC104707905 gene encoding pentatricopeptide repeat-containing protein At4g01990, mitochondrial; this translates as MNSVSRFARRFCATLAAVPAEISVEASASVPTKAKKHPSIYKKLSSLGTRGGKMEETLNQFVMEGVPVKKHELIRYAKDLRKFRQPQRALEIFEWMERKEIAFSSSDHAIRLDLIAKTKGLEAAENYFNSLDDSSKNQSTYGSLLNCYCVEREEEKAKAHFENMVDLNHVSNSLPFNNLMAMYLRLDQPEKVPEVVVAMKQRNITPCDITYSMWIQSCGSLKDLDGVEKVLEEMKAEGEETSSSWDTFANLAAIYVKVGLYDKAEEALKSLESKMNPHLRDSFHFLISLYAGVSNAKEVYRVWDLLKKRHPNVNNTSYLIILQALSKLNDVDGVKRIFTEWESTCWTYDMRMANVAISSYLKQNMYEDAEAVFNGAMKKCKGQFSKARQLLMMHLLKNDQADLALKHFEAAVLDQDKNWIWSSELIRLFFLHFEEAKDVDGAEEFCKTLTKWSPLDSETYTLLMKTYLSAGEACPDMRKRLEEQGIQVDEEQECLLSKICT